A stretch of DNA from Variovorax paradoxus:
GCGGTCCTCCGGGGCCTCCGGCAGTTGGTGTTCGCTCATGCAGGCTTCCTCGGTGATGCTTCTGGGGTGTTGTCAGGTGCGGCCAGCAGGTCGCGTGCCTGCACCAGCCACTCGTAGACCGCGCGCGGCGATTCGAGCCGGTGCAGCGCCAGGCTGGGCCCGGCGCCGACCTTGATCGCGACACCGCCGCGCGGCTGCACGACGGCGAAGCCGCTCTCGTCGGTGGTGTCGTCGCCCGCGAAGACCGGCGTGCGGCCCACGAAGGGCGCTTCGTTCATGAAGGCTTCGATGGCGATGCCCTTGTTGACGCCCGAAGGCTTCACCTCGAACACGAACTTGCCGTGCAGCAGTTCGAGCTGCGGATGGCCTTCGATGGCGCGCGTCATCGCGTCGCGGCACACGGCCTCGAGCTGCGGCGCGAGCCGGTAGTGCAGCGCGATGGCGGCGTGCTTGCGCTCCACCAGCAGGCCTTCGTGGATGCGCGCGAGTTCGTTGGCGATGTCCAGGATGGGCACGAGGTCGGGCGGGCGTTGCTCCTGCATGCCGCCCTTCGCGTCGCGGCGCTGCACGCCGTGCTCGCCCGCGGCGGGCAGCCGCAGCGGCGCCAGAAAGCGGTCGATGGCGTCGATCTGGCGACCCGACACCACGGCGAGCGCGCCACCGAGCAGGTCGCGCAGGTCGCTCAACAGGGGCACGAGGGCGGGCGGCACCTCGATGGCTTCAGGCGTGGCGGCAAGGCCGACCAGCGTGCCGTCGAAGTCGAGAAAAAGGGCGGCGTCCCGGCCCGGCGGAGGAGGCAACTGTGCGTTGCTGCTGGAGGACTTTGGCATTGGGAAAAACCATAGCACGGCTCGCACGCGGCGCGTGTCGGCCAAAGTCCCGGCGTGTGCCGATGGTGCTGTTC
This window harbors:
- the otsB gene encoding trehalose-phosphatase: MPKSSSSNAQLPPPPGRDAALFLDFDGTLVGLAATPEAIEVPPALVPLLSDLRDLLGGALAVVSGRQIDAIDRFLAPLRLPAAGEHGVQRRDAKGGMQEQRPPDLVPILDIANELARIHEGLLVERKHAAIALHYRLAPQLEAVCRDAMTRAIEGHPQLELLHGKFVFEVKPSGVNKGIAIEAFMNEAPFVGRTPVFAGDDTTDESGFAVVQPRGGVAIKVGAGPSLALHRLESPRAVYEWLVQARDLLAAPDNTPEASPRKPA